The Candidatus Neomarinimicrobiota bacterium region ACAGGATAAGTCGCTGACCAATAATGGGCGACAGGGTTGCCACATCGTTGACGGGGATGCCGATGATAAAGGTCAGAGGATAAAAGAGATATCCCAAAAATCCTTCCAGGCTCCAGTTGATATGTGTCCCCAGCAAATTGTTTACGGGCGAACCCGCAAAACCAATGATCACATTCACCAGCTCTACAAGTCCCAGAAATGCGATGAGCATGGAGACAATGCCTACAACCAGTTTCACACCCGAATTGGCACCGTTGATGACTGCGGCAAACAGATTAGGATCTTTTTCATAGTGGGGCCGGATGTTTTGTCCAAGGGTTACAGGGGATCCGTCCTCCGGAAGGAGGATTTTTGAGATTACAATGGCAGCGGGTGCATTCATGATGGATGCAGAGACCAGGTGTCCGGCAATGGTGGGGAATTCCCCCTTCAGTATAAAAGTATACACCGCCAACATGCTGGAGGCAATAGTGGCCATGCCGCAGGTGAGTATGGTGTTCAGTTCCGAGCGGGTCATTTTACTCAGATAGGGTTTTATAACGAGGGCTGATTCAATACCCACAAAGATATTTGAGGCAGCGCTGCAGGATTCGGCGCCGCTGATTCTCATGAGTTTTGTAAAGGCATAGGAAAACCATTGAATGATTCGGTTCATGATGCCCAGATGGTACAGAATGGCAACGAGTGCGGCAAAAAAAATGATGGTGGGGAGAGCCTGAAAGGCCAGGAAATATCCGAGGGAACTTTCTCCCGATTCACTGACAGTTCCCGGACCCAAGGCCAGTCTGCCAAAAACAAAGTAGGAACCGGCTGTCGCAGTCTCGAGAACCTTGATTACAATTTTGTTGATAACCATGAAAAAGCGCGTTCCAACGGGGATAACGAAAACAAAAAGCGCAAATAGAAGTTGTAATCCCAGTCCCCAGGATACAACTCGCCAGCTCACCTGCTTTTTATTTGCCGATAAAAGCCAGGCAAGTCCGATCAGAATAAAGATTCCGAAAAAGCTGGTTAGTCTCATAGTGATCTCTCAATTTGTGTTAATCATTTCTGATTATTTCATCCAAAAAAACCCCGTCTGCAAGCAGTCGTTCTCTGACCACCAGTTCGTCGATCTCCCGGGGGACGGGATAATATCCCGGTTTCAGCTCGGGGTGGGATAAAACATAGTTCAGGGATGCCAGCTGAAGGCTGAAACTCAAATCCAGAATTTCTACGGGATGTCCCAGCCCGCCGGCAATATTGATGATTCCGCCCTGTGCCAATAGGTAAAGGGAGCGGTTTGAATTGATCCGGTATTCTTCAATTTCATTTCGGACTTTGACCGGTTCTCCTGCAATTTTTTTCAGTCCGGGCACGTCAATTTCGTAGTTGAAATGACCGGCATTGGCCAGAAATGCACCGTCTTTCATGACCATAAAATGTTCAGGACGGATAATGTTTTCCTCGCCGGTTGTCGTAATAAAAATATCGCCTTCCCGGGCAGCATCCAGCATGGGCATCACCCGGCATCCATCCATCCGGGCTTCCAGTGCTTTCCAGGGATCGATTTCCGTGATAATCACATCGGCACCCATACCGGCGGCAATGTTGGCAATCCCCCGGCCACACCAGCCGTATCCGGCTACAACTACGGTTTTCCCCGAAATGGTCATGTTGGTCAGATGGGCTATGGCAGTCCAGGTGGATTGTCCGGTCCCGTACCGGTTGTCAAAAAGGTACTTACTGAGGGCATCGTTAATCCCTAAGGAGGGATATTTTAATATCCCTTTTGCAGCCATACGCCTTGCACGGTTTACTCCGGTGGTTGTTTCCTCACAAATACCGGCAAGATTGACCGCATAATCGGGGTGTTCATGGAGATAATTGCAGATATCTCCTCCGTCATCTACCACCGCATGAGGTTTGGCGGAAGTGATAGCATCGATATAGGACCAGTATTCTTTTTCCGAGGCGCCGTGTTTGGCAAAAACGTGAATGTTGTCTTTCGCCAGTGCGGCACATACATCATCTTTGGTAGACAGAGGATTGCTGCTGGTAATCCATACATCGGCCCCCAGGCGGCGGATTTTCCGGGCCAGATAGGCTGTTTTTGCTTCAAGATGAATGCACAAGGCAATCCGTTTTCCCCGAAATGTACCTTCCTGATCAAATTTTTCAGCAAGACGGTTGACAACTTTCATCCATTTAGAAACCCAGTCGATGTTCTGCTGTCCTGATTCAGCCAGTGAGATGTCGCGAATACTGTATTTCATACCCGATCCTTTCCTGTCCATAAAAACTCAAAAAAGGCGGGGGAAATCTTCCCCCCGCCTGGCATCTGATTAATAGATACGTTGTGCAAGACTCATGGGACTGTCGCCTACATTGTAGGTTTTAAGGACAGTTCCACTGCTGTTGACTTTAACCACCTGGTCATCGTCCCATACACTGACCCAGACATAGCCTTCCGTATCTACGAGGATACCGGATCCGCCTTTGCCCAGAAACATGTCTTCCGGGTCATTCAAAATGGAATAATCGGTAGTGCTGTATACCATACATCCCATACCCCATACACTCAGATAAGCCAGTTCATTGACGAGATCTGTGGCTATCATACCGGGAGCTCCACCGATTTCAACGGTTTCAACTACCGTATCCGTTGCCGGGTCAATTACACTGACAACACCGGGATTGGCACCATAATCACCGGTGCATGACACATGAAGCTTTCCGTCGGAAGCAATAGCAATCGACTGGGGATTGGTTCCCACGTCGATGGTTTTAATCACTTCGCCATTGGTGGCATTTACCACGGTGACCGTTCCCTGCTCATAGGGTTGATCCCAGCTGACATAGCCGGTATTGGATACGTAGATTTTATCGCCGCTGATGGCGATACCGGTGGCTCCTGTTCCGGCAGTCGTCGCCGTCACAACAGTTTTTTCCTGCATATCCACTTTCAACACCTCATTGGACATGGAACAGGTCACGAAGGCATAGCGATCATCATAGATAGCCATGTTCATGGGATTTTTCCCGTCTCCCAAAGCAATCGGTGTTTCGGCTTCCCAGGTGTCCACATCGAAAATCATGATATTGTTAGAACCGGAGTTCACACAATAGAGTTTTTCATCATGGTAGACAAGCTGGTTTGGCCAGGTTCCCACGGTTGCCACATTGTTATATACCGTATCTGCCTCCAGATCGATGACTGATATGCTGGTGGCGGCAGAATTCAGTACATAAATGGCACTGGATGTCTCAGGTGTGTCCGACCCGGTCGGATCATCCTCACATCCCCAAAAGCCAAAGGCTGTAAAGAGAACAGCCACACACAATACCCATACTTTTTGATTCATCCGAACCTCCTTTTTCATGGTATTATCTTTTCTCAACTGTGAATGAAACCCCCCATTCCCTTCCGGGAACCGGCATATTTTTAATGACGCTGTATTCGGTATTGAAAAGGTTTTTCAGCTGTGCATTCACCTTAAGACAGATGGTTTTGAACGGCATCTGATATCCGAAACTGATGTGGGATAGATTGTATGGATCCAAAGAATTATTCCAGACGTTTGTGACGTCGGTATATCGTCGGCTCACATACTGGTAGCTGTATGTCCCGTGAAAGTGGCGTATGCGTGCCGTCAGTGAGACATTCACCGTATGTTTCGGGCGGTAAACCAGGATTTTTTTATATTCTGCCGGGGCCTGTTGATTGGTGTTCCGGGCATCCATGAACGTGTAGTTGGCCTGAAATGTCAGATTATTTTTCACCGGACTGAATTTGAGGCTGTTTTCCAGTCCCCGGATCCGGGCGCTTTGGACATTTTCGGGCATCCACAAACCGGCTTTTTCCTGCCAGATGATCATGTCGCTCAGGTAATTTTCAAAGTATGTGGATTCAAGGTAAAAGCCGTTCAGGAATGGGTATTGAAGACGGATGCCCATATCCCAGTCCACGCCGTTTTCCGGACTCAAATCAGGGTTTCCTTTGGCCCATGCATCTTCCGGCCAGTATAAATCATTGAATGTCGGTGCCCGGTAACTGAGTCCGGTATTCATTTTCAGGGATGTAAGCCATCTTTCACCCCAATTGAAAACCAGGCCGATTTTCGGGGATAGACGGTTTGGATAATCGGAGTTCCAGTCGTACCGGAGAGAGGGGACAAGAGCAAGTTTTTTCATCCCAAAAATATGGACAGGCAACTGGTTTTCACTGACGGTAAAAAGATAAGCAGAGGTGCGAACCCTTTTGTCTGATGTCTGGTGATTCTGCATGTAATCCATCCTTATACCGCTTCCGTAGGTGAGAGTGCTCCAATCCTCCAGGATACTGCGTATCTGAATTTCACTGCCGCCGGTGCGGGTTGTAAAGCGGGAATCGACTTTCTGAAGAGACTCGTCGTTGAAGTAGCGGCTCCATGAGTCGTAGTAATAGTTTTGCCACCGCAGTTCATGAATGCATGAAAAAATTTTACTGCTCAGCAGTATATTGGCCTGATTTTGCTTGTCCCATATCCGGGCACGGTAATAATACGGTTCAATAGTACCCGGAGCACCTCGTTCTGATTTATGGTGGCGAAGGGTAAATTCCAGATGGCGTGCAAAAAGGCCCTGCCCAAGAGATGTGGCGGCACGGCCGTGTAAATCGATGGATTCTATATCCGCATTCTCGCGCGTTCTTTCCTGTCCATAATTATCCGTGAAGGTAAAATCACCTTCCGAAAGGAGATATTTCCCTGAAGCATCCAGATCCCAATGTTTGATTTTGGCATCCACCGTGGATTCAAGGGAAAACGTTCCGAAAGAAGCACCGGTTGTTTTTACGGAGCTATGCCATCCTGTTTTTTCCTGTTTATCTGACCGGGTGATAATATTCACAACACCTCCGATGGCATCGGCCCCATATAACGCGGAGTTGCTTCCCCTGACCACTTCAATCTTTTTCACCCCTTCCAGAGAAAGGGTGCTCAGATCCACTTCCCCTGTCTGGGGATTATTGATGCGCTGACCATCCAGCAACACCACGACCTGACCTGAAGTAGAACCCCGGAGAGAGATGGTTTTGATGTTTCCCAATCCCCCCTGGTCTTTGATAAATACGCCCTGGATGTTTTGGAGGATTTCCCCCAGGTTCCGGGCATTTTGAAATTCCGGTGCATCCATATCCAGCACATTCACCGAAGCGGGGACA contains the following coding sequences:
- a CDS encoding adenosylhomocysteinase, encoding MKYSIRDISLAESGQQNIDWVSKWMKVVNRLAEKFDQEGTFRGKRIALCIHLEAKTAYLARKIRRLGADVWITSSNPLSTKDDVCAALAKDNIHVFAKHGASEKEYWSYIDAITSAKPHAVVDDGGDICNYLHEHPDYAVNLAGICEETTTGVNRARRMAAKGILKYPSLGINDALSKYLFDNRYGTGQSTWTAIAHLTNMTISGKTVVVAGYGWCGRGIANIAAGMGADVIITEIDPWKALEARMDGCRVMPMLDAAREGDIFITTTGEENIIRPEHFMVMKDGAFLANAGHFNYEIDVPGLKKIAGEPVKVRNEIEEYRINSNRSLYLLAQGGIINIAGGLGHPVEILDLSFSLQLASLNYVLSHPELKPGYYPVPREIDELVVRERLLADGVFLDEIIRND
- a CDS encoding nucleoside transporter; translation: MRLTSFFGIFILIGLAWLLSANKKQVSWRVVSWGLGLQLLFALFVFVIPVGTRFFMVINKIVIKVLETATAGSYFVFGRLALGPGTVSESGESSLGYFLAFQALPTIIFFAALVAILYHLGIMNRIIQWFSYAFTKLMRISGAESCSAASNIFVGIESALVIKPYLSKMTRSELNTILTCGMATIASSMLAVYTFILKGEFPTIAGHLVSASIMNAPAAIVISKILLPEDGSPVTLGQNIRPHYEKDPNLFAAVINGANSGVKLVVGIVSMLIAFLGLVELVNVIIGFAGSPVNNLLGTHINWSLEGFLGYLFYPLTFIIGIPVNDVATLSPIIGQRLILSEVTAFQNLSTLIQSGAVQSPRSIVITTYALTGFAHVASIAIFVGGISALVPERIKDISRLGFKALLGATFANLLTASIAGLFYSGGTILMP
- a CDS encoding YncE family protein produces the protein MNQKVWVLCVAVLFTAFGFWGCEDDPTGSDTPETSSAIYVLNSAATSISVIDLEADTVYNNVATVGTWPNQLVYHDEKLYCVNSGSNNIMIFDVDTWEAETPIALGDGKNPMNMAIYDDRYAFVTCSMSNEVLKVDMQEKTVVTATTAGTGATGIAISGDKIYVSNTGYVSWDQPYEQGTVTVVNATNGEVIKTIDVGTNPQSIAIASDGKLHVSCTGDYGANPGVVSVIDPATDTVVETVEIGGAPGMIATDLVNELAYLSVWGMGCMVYSTTDYSILNDPEDMFLGKGGSGILVDTEGYVWVSVWDDDQVVKVNSSGTVLKTYNVGDSPMSLAQRIY
- a CDS encoding TonB-dependent receptor, with the translated sequence MLHKIRPLLLSILLFLPVLLAGNEQGRICGTIRCHESGAPLAAVNVYLKRIPLGAASDSDGNYCIFDVPPGEYTVIFRMIGFETQEIKNVSISDGETVTLDIFMRPTVLEYDQSITVTSTRGPTLVTDVPASVNVLDMDAPEFQNARNLGEILQNIQGVFIKDQGGLGNIKTISLRGSTSGQVVVLLDGQRINNPQTGEVDLSTLSLEGVKKIEVVRGSNSALYGADAIGGVVNIITRSDKQEKTGWHSSVKTTGASFGTFSLESTVDAKIKHWDLDASGKYLLSEGDFTFTDNYGQERTRENADIESIDLHGRAATSLGQGLFARHLEFTLRHHKSERGAPGTIEPYYYRARIWDKQNQANILLSSKIFSCIHELRWQNYYYDSWSRYFNDESLQKVDSRFTTRTGGSEIQIRSILEDWSTLTYGSGIRMDYMQNHQTSDKRVRTSAYLFTVSENQLPVHIFGMKKLALVPSLRYDWNSDYPNRLSPKIGLVFNWGERWLTSLKMNTGLSYRAPTFNDLYWPEDAWAKGNPDLSPENGVDWDMGIRLQYPFLNGFYLESTYFENYLSDMIIWQEKAGLWMPENVQSARIRGLENSLKFSPVKNNLTFQANYTFMDARNTNQQAPAEYKKILVYRPKHTVNVSLTARIRHFHGTYSYQYVSRRYTDVTNVWNNSLDPYNLSHISFGYQMPFKTICLKVNAQLKNLFNTEYSVIKNMPVPGREWGVSFTVEKR